In Ascochyta rabiei chromosome 18, complete sequence, one DNA window encodes the following:
- a CDS encoding RNA helicase — translation MAGDNSAVLSRMDTTDQILQWYSKLFSRRVDLVGDFAGSERFLIHGESLLLHCFSDAQIDFEPGLQLLHASYAVEKFLHGLVSRRCNFHIAFFDEYQDLCVPQDASPAVSEKYLLARAAIIRHLQVNLRPVHPDIEVKVFPSSTSEAFEDYLSITDVYFILCHDGASTKDVRKRAILHKDIDSLKSEDKSLGERQEQYKASLRTLIYTMMQRGYSAALVNGLEFNDTKAIASVLEHSRAMTLAISQTTPTPDSNAETDTATLQQSLATVKSIHEHSFTEREYLAVLIASKFASKSKNHQNFAVALLRHTALLSELSLPDRLMQYQEPSQESRTLILEFCQEARRVLAQAAWSQEISELATTCDVADLIDGRLFASCLQDPSAPSSELFQSLARAASTLCGQEELARADGAATATEKSNGNAEKSDDGASYRLLPFSNEVFDKHLSPVHLKVAKSDGKVDSTSATIFREVSHWHNTKPLQSKSGPVVKDEKAAKKALRRNQFFMAEMTTYAASLTNAVGKALEPETIMVGASKANTPVPSRPGTPGQDSDSKKPKKQGGKPGGKNKNQAKQNMLADIAASSKRKEEDTAEKQIKAWIVVCDGLEKEVDLTTRYEKAKKYLVNLNTDIKRKALEAEVRLYMLNVLLKMWMEHCRKNDKEEGLYTAALIFDAVRAICGLSTVTKTVAACLTKTIDRLKLPSLQIPPTEGDRKLPFQLTLDDTSSADIALSLSPEEFQLLYCGPYFDRTMDSAPDSRVSFEPDAWQRKVLDEIDARRSLLVVAPTSAGKTFISFYAMQKVLESSNDDVLVYVAPTKALVNQIAAEVQARFSKNYKYANSVWGIHTRDTRVNNPTGCQILVTVPHILQIMLLAPTNARSWSERVKWIIFDEVHCIGQAEDGLIWEQLLLMAPCPIIALSATVGNAEAFSDWLSSTQKAAGNELTMVQHKHRYSDLRKFLYIPPKDSAKRLAASLPLSANRTFARLGLDDVPNFTFMHPVASLTNRRRGMPSDFSLEARDCYFLWQSMSKHQTKEYPVDKSLTPSSVLPKVMRKADIIEWESGLKTLLAQWMADENSPFEAVRKDFSSSVTKLALQIKDSDNAEPIQDDMEVDDPASNHDVDNILPLLTELHQQDALPGIIFNYDRAVCERMCRTVLTQLEEAETEWKKTSPKWAEKLREWEEYKKEVARRAKQGVRAAKGTTKEEQMMEAANREVSPFATFDPDRPLEGFHFANSKRLSSEELRNHEKELRYRGVDEIFIQGLQRGIGVHHAGMNRKYRYAVEVLFRRGYLRVVIATGTLALGINMPCKTVVFSGDSIFLTALNYRQAAGRAGRRGFDSLGNVVFHGISLSKINKLISSRLPDLNGHFPITTTLVLRLFTLLHDSENSPFAVRCINALLSQPRVYLGGEESKMTVLHHLRFSIEYLRRQSLLDSRGTPLNFAGAVSHLYFTENSSFAFHALLKNGYFHELCAKVNTNQDSVLRELMLTMSHLFGRLHCRQADEEFVQEVVKGSPSVVFLPNMPENAVSVLRKHNKQTLDIFTSYVRTFVEQHLQEADNTLPLTTTKVGGKSNSFPSPIKVRSSFVALSGHNDEFESIHDLCTTSRSGIFLEEAVVPYVGIYPEDSDLPLNAYLYDFFMHGNATAVVTANRIRRGDIWFVLNDFSMVLATIVTSLTNFMNLGTESDLDFIDVRGGGDDEEEEQEDKLLPTGPGGDEATGPQSGAQGVRGPAQQQNLPIQLAKKKKKVVESWDEEAESSSSDGENWDDGEDSDEEKGEVAWDEQTGLLNVLKAFKLLKADFDTKFRAMWA, via the exons ATGGCTGGCGATAATTCTGCGGTCTTGTCACGGATGGACACTACAGATCAAATCTTACAATGGTACTCCAAACTCTTCAGTCGCCGTGTTGATCTTGTGGGCGACTTCGCGGGCAGCGAACGATTCTTGATTCATGGTGAGTCACTTCTGCTCCATTGCTTTAGCGATGCACAGATCGACTTCGAACCTGGACTGCAGCTGCTACACGCCTCATATGCCGTGGAAAAATTCCTGCATGGTCTTGTTTCCCGTCGTTGCAACTTTCACATTGCTTTCTTCGACGAATATCAAGATCTTTGCGTTCCTCAAGATGCTTCGCCTGCCGTTAGCGAAAAGTATCTTCTAGCACGAGCGGCCATCATCCGTCATCTGCAAGTCAACCTGCGCCCAGTTCACCCAGACATCGAGGTCAAGGTCTTCCCATCATCAACGTCTGAAGCCTTCGAAGACTACCTCAGTATAACAGACGTTTACTTCATCCTGTGCCACGATGGAGCATCCACGAAAGACGTTCGTAAGAGAGCAATCCTGCACAAAGATATCGACTCTCTCAAGAGCGAGGACAAGAGTCTTGGGGAGCGTCAAGAGCAATACAAGGCATCACTCCGCACACTGATCTACACTATGATGCAGCGAGGTTACAGTGCTGCACTTGTTAACGGCCTGGAGTTCAATGACACCAAGGCCATAGCGTCTGTTCTCGAGCACTCGCGTGCTATGACCTTAGCGATCTCACAAACG ACCCCAACACCAGATTCAAATGCTGAAACAGACACTGCAACTTTACAGCAGTCATTGGCAACTGTTAAGTCAATCCATGAGCATTCTTTCACGGAGCGGGAGTACCTGGCGGTACTTATCGCTTCGAAGTTTGCATCGAAGTCAAAGAACCACCAAAACTTTGCTGTTGCTCTGCTTCgccatactgcactactCTCGGAGCTGAGTTTGCCGGACCGATTGATGCAGTACCAAGAGCCATCGCAAGAATCCCGCACCTTGATTCTCGAGTTTTGTCAAGAAGCTCGCAGAGTTCTCGCGCAAGCCGCGTGGAGCCAAGAAATCAGTGAGCTAGCCACGACTTGCGATGTTGCAGATCTCATCGACGGACGCTTGTTCGCATCCTGCCTCCAAGACCCCTCGGCCCCAAGCTCGGAGCTCTTCCAATCTTTGGCAAGAGCTGCATCCACTCTGTGTGGTCAGGAGGAGCTCGCAAGGGCAGACGGTGCTGCAACCGCGACTGAAAAGTCTAACGGCAACGCCGAGAAGTCAGACGACGGGGCTTCCTACCGCCTCCTCCCGTTTTCTAACGAGGTGTTTGACAAGCACCTTTCTCCAGTCCATCTCAAAGTAGCCAAATCTGACGGTAAGGTCGATTCGACATCGGCAACGATCTTTCGCGAAGTCTCGCATTGGCACAATACCAAACCTCTGCAGAGTAAAAGTGGTCCCGTTGTGAAAGACGAGAAAGCAGCAAAGAAAGCACTCCGCCGCAACCAGTTCTTCATGGCTGAAATGACAACCTATGCTGCTAGTCTCACGAATGCAGTCGGAAAGGCGCTTGAGCCGGAGACAATTATGGTCGGCGCCTCAAAAGCCAACACACCAGTTCCGTCGAGACCGGGAACGCCTGGCCAAGATTCGGATAGCAAGAAGCCAAAGAAGCAAGGTGGGAAGCCAGGTGGCAAGAACAAGAACCAGGCCAAGCAGAACATGCTCGCCGATATTGCAGCGAGCTCGAAGCGTAAAGAGGAGGACACGGCAGAGAAACAAATCAAAGCCTGGATTGTTGTCTGCGATGGTCTCGAGAAGGAAGTCGACCTGACAACGCGATAcgagaaggcaaagaagtaCCTTGTCAATCTCAACACAGACATCAAGCGAAAGGCTCTAGAGGCGGAAGTTCGTCTCTACATGTTGAACGTTCTGTTGAAGATGTGGATGGAACACTGTCGTAAAAACGACAAAGAAGAGGGTCTGTACACCGCCGCGCTGATCTTCGATGCAGTCAGAGCTATCTGTGGTCTTTCCACCGTAACGAAGACAGTAGCCGCATGTCTTACGAAGACCATCGACCGtctaaagcttccttctttgcAAATTCCACCAACAGAGGGCGACCGAAAGCTGCCGTTTCAACTCACCCTGGATGATACGTCGAGTGCGGACATCGCTCTGAGCCTATCACCAGAAGAGTTCCAGCTGCTTTATTGTGGACCGTACTTCGACCGAACCATGGACTCGGCTCCGGACTCTCGAGTGTCTTTCGAGCCAGATGCGTGGCAACGGAAGGTTTTGGACGAGATCGATGCCCGCCGCAGTCTGCTCGTCGTAGCTCCGACTTCAGCGGGTAAAACATTCATCTCGTTCTACGCCATGCAGAAGGTCCTAGAGTCAAGTAACGACGACGTCTTGGTGTACGTGGCTCCCACAAAGGCACTTGTCAACCAGATCGCAGCCGAAGTACAAGCTCGCTTCTCAAAGAACTACAAGTACGCCAACTCGGTTTGGGGTATTCACACACGTGACACTCGTGTCAACAACCCTACCGGTTGTCAGATCCTGGTAACAGTACCTCACATTCTCCAGATTATGTTGCTCGCGCCCACCAACGCCAGAAGTTGGTCCGAGCGAGTCAAGTGGATCATCTTCGATGAAGTGCACTGCATCGGCCAAGCTGAAGACGGGTTGATCTGGGAACAGCTCCTGCTTATGGCACCCTGCCCCATCATCGCTCTTTCCGCCACCGTCGGAAACGCTGAGGCTTTCAGCGACTGGCTCTCTTCTACACAAAAAGCTGCTGGTAACGAGTTGACCATGGTTCAGCACAAGCACCGTTACTCCGATCTGCGAAAGTTTCTGTACATACCACCAAAGGATTCAGCAAAGCGTCTCGCGGCATCCCTTCCGCTGTCAGCAAACCGTACATTTGCTCGTCTAGGCCTGGACGATGTACCCAACTTCACCTTCATGCATCCTGTCGCCAGTCTTACCAACCGAAGGCGTGGTATGCCAAGTGACTTCTCGTTAGAAGCACGAGACTGTTACTTCCTCTGGCAAAGCATGTCCAAGCACCAGACCAAGGAATATCCAGTCGACAAGTCTCTTACCCCTTCAAGTGTGCTTCCTAAGGTTATGCGCAAGGCTGACATCATTGAATGGGAATCGGGACTCAAGACTCTGCTCGCTCAGTGGATGGCAGATGAAAACTCTCCATTCGAAGCTGTACGAAAGGACTTCAGCTCCTCCGTCACAAAATTGGCTCTTCAGATCAAGGACAGTGATAACGCAGAGCCAATTCAAGATGACATGGAAGTCGATGACCCAGCGAGCAACCACGATGTTGACAATATCCTGCCTCTGTTGACAGAGCTGCATCAGCAAGATGCTCTTCCAGGTATCATCTTCAACTACGATCGAGCCGTCTGCGAGAGGATGTGCCGTACCGTCTTAACCCAGCTGGAAGAGGCCGAGACCGAGTGGAAGAAGACCAGCCCGAAGTGGGCAGAAAAGTTGCGTGAGTGGGAAGAGTACAAGAAGGAGGTTGCCCGCCGTGCCAAGCAAGGTGTTCGCGCCGCGAAGGGTACTACGAAGGAAGAGCAGATGATGGAGGCTGCCAATCGCGAGGTCAGCCCCTTTGCGACCTTCGATCCAGATAGGCCATTGGAGGGTTTCCACTTTGCGAACAGCAAGAGACTGTCCAGTGAGGAACTCCGTAACCACGAGAAGGAGCTCCGATACCGCGGCGTTGACGAGATATTTATCCAAGGCCTGCAGCGTGGTATTGGTGTTCATCACGCTGGTATGAACCGTAAGTACCGCTACGCCGTCGAAGTGCTGTTCAGGAGAGGCTACCTGAGGGTTGTCATCGCGACGGGTACCCTTGCCCTTGGTATCAACATGCCCTGTAAGACTGTTGTCTTCTCTGGCGACTCCATTTTCCTGACGGCTCTCAACTACCGCCAAGCCGCTGGTCGTGCGGGTCGCCGTGGATTCGACTCGCTTGGTAACGTTGTCTTCCATGGCATCTCACTCAGCAAGATCAACAAGCTCATCAGCTCTCGTCTACCTGATCTCAACGGACACTTCCCAATCACCACAACTCTGGTGCTACGCTTGTTCACACTCTTGCACGACTCTGAGAACTCGCCGTTCGCCGTCCGGTGTATCAACGCGTTGTTGTCTCAGCCTCGTGTGTACCTTGGTGGCGAGGAGTCGAAGATGACTGTTCTGCACCATCTACGCTTCTCTATCGAGTATTTGCGCAGGCAATCGCTGTTGGACTCTCGAGGAACGCCACTCAATTTTGCAGGTGCTGTTAGTCATCTGTACTTTACCGAAAATTCTTCTTTCGCCTTCCACGCACTGCTGAAGAATGGATACTTCCACGAGTTGTGCGCGAAGGTGAACACAAACCAGGACTCGGTCTTGCGCGAGCTCATGCTCACTATGTCCCACCTCTTTGGCCGCCTTCACTGCAGACAAGCCGATGAGGAGTTTGTGCAGGAAGTAGTCAAGGGCAGTCCGTCAGTTGTGTTCCTACCCAACATGCCCGAAAACGCAGTCAGTGTCCTGCGCAAGCACAACAAACAAACATTGGACATATTCACATCCTACGTCCGCACCTTTGTTGAGCAGCACCTCCAGGAGGCTGACAACACTCTCCCCTTGACCACGACTAAGGTTGGTGGCAAGTCAAATTCATTCCCCTCGCCCATCAAGGTGCGGTCTTCCTTCGTCGCGCTCTCAGGCCACAACGATGAGTTCGAGTCTATTCACGATCTCTGCACCACAAGCAGGTCCGGAATCTTCCTTGAAGAAGCTGTGGTACCGTATGTCGGCATCTACCCAGAAGACTCTGACTTGCCCCTCAATGCCTACCTGTACGACTTCTTCATGCATGGCAACGCCACCGCTGTTGTCACAGCAAATAGGATCCGCCGCGGAGACATTTGGTTCGTACTCAACGACTTCAGTATGGTGCTTGCAAC